The Athene noctua chromosome 10, bAthNoc1.hap1.1, whole genome shotgun sequence genome segment TTGAGCCAGCTGTACAGCCATTCAAATTTTTGGAAGAAATTGTTCCGAATGTAACCAAATCATGTTTCTCTCTTTGCTCCTGTGTTCAGAAAGCTGTTGCGTGAAGACCAACTGGAAGCTGTGACAAAAGCAGCCCAGCAGGAAGAGTTGGAGAGAAGGAAACGGCTAGAGCAGCAGCGGAAGGATTATCCAGCCACTATACCAACCGTACCCCTAGAGTTTCTTCCTGGTAAGCAGTGAGAGATGCCACctgaagcaatattttttttaaggatagaAGCTGGATGAAGAAGAAGGTAATGCTATGCTTGTCcatgataggacaaggggtaatggttttaaactaaaagaaggtagattcagactagatataaggaagaaattttttatgctgagggtggtgaaacactgacacaggttgcccagagaggtggcagatgccccatccctggaaacattcaaggtcgggttggatgaggctttgggcaacctgatctagttgaagatgtccctgctcattgcagaggggttggactagataagctttaaaggtcccttccaacccaaatcattctgtgattctgtgctgcACTTGGACTTCCAAGTGTAAACTCTTGAAACAACAGTTCCAAACCCCTTTTAGTTCAATGTAGTCAGTTCCACTTCTGAGCTAGTTCTGAGTCAAGATGCTGTGGCTGTATGGTAAAGGTACCAGGTAACTTTTGTTAAGATATTTTGACAAGTTGATTGTGTGTAAGCAGGATGCTGGAACAGGTCTCTCTCTTGTCTTTTCAACAGTATGGAAGCTTAAAGCAATGTACTTGACAGAAATGCCATGTCCTTGGTTCAGATCATATTGGTACTGTGAATGGTCTGGTTGGTAATGCATGGGTCTAGTTCTAGGGGTATTGGAGCAATAGACTGGGTGTACATATGTTCATGATGTAACCTTGTCCTTTCTGCATGTTTTAGCAAGCAGTGAAATAGTAGGCGGTATAAATGGTTCAGCATCACCCTTGTCTTTTGATCAATATGTCATCTTGCATTGTCTTCTAACCCAGATCATTTCACTGATCTAATTTATAGCACAGCCTCTCAGACTGGTGTAAAGGGCAGAGAAGTGCAGTTGGAAGGTGTTGGGAGTAAGGAGTTCTTGAGTTGACTTTGCCTCTTGAGAAAATGTATATTCTCCCTTAAGTGCAAGTGTTCAAAACATTTTtacatggggagggggggggaaggagtaAGAGCTATTTAAAGCACTCTAACTGTTGCAGAGCAGGTTGTAGCCCTGGAAGAACGCCGTTGCTGGCTGAGTCACTGCAGCGGTGCTTATTTGGCCCTGTTAGCTAGCCTTTCTCCCCACATGGCAATGCTTAAACATACAAACAAATGGTCTTGATCAGCAAACGTTGTTTATGGTATGTGGGATATAATTATTACAGTGTCCTTACTAATAAAGGGCAGTTATCATCCCTTCAGCAGTTGTTACTTTCTCTGCTGGGTGAAAACCAGCTTTTAATTCtgagagccaaaaaaaaaaagagaggctttAGCATGTTGCGTGGTCAGTGTGCCCCAGCCAGGGCATGCAATGGAGAGGGTGCCATCAGCAATGGGCTATTGTTTCGGCATATTGAGGAAGGAGGAGATTGTGACCCAGGAAGCTGAGTCATAGCAGTATTGTAGACAGTGAGAGTCTGTTATGGAAAATTCCAGGACTAAGTTATTGGAGCAAAAGTGGAAGGAAATACTGTCTGGTTTTTGAACAGTTTTGTCTCCTTCCCCATTATTATGAATTACTTATTGTTTGTAATTTATGTTTGTAGAGGACATCGTTTTCAGAACAGCAGAGGCTACCCAGCTCCCCCCTCAGGTCCTGGCTGAGGAAGTGATCTGCCTAGATAGTACCAGCAGTGGCAGTGAAGATGatgctaaaggaaaaaatagcattaaagaTGGTAAGTGACCAATTGCCTCAGCCTGGTCTTCTCACAATTTGCTGTTTATTTAGCCCCAAGTCTCCTGTTCCCATCTAGTCAGATGTTCCAGTAGTGAATCACTTCAGATTTTTGTAGACCTGTTGGTCTACAGTTCTGGCCTTTGAGTCCTAAACTAACATACATAAAATGGCCAGTCAGGCACTCTTGCAAACTTTATTTCTAAGTGATTATTTCTACTTTATAAATGCACTTAGTTTTGCTAAGTGCTCTGATGATGAATGCTTACATGATCTGCTTTGTATAAAAGGAACATCTAAATATTCAGATCTGCAACTGAAAGTGGGTTTTATGTCACTTGCCCCAAATGGATCTAACCTGACTCCTTTATACCAAAACTGGCAGAGTACTTCCTCCTGATTTCCTTGGTGGTCCTTAGACATTGTATGAACAGATAACATGCATGTCTGGGTTTGGGAATTAAGAGGACATACGGAGGAGAACATAAAATGCTTACAGAAACTGTCTCATGTTCTGTTTGAATCAGCCCAAATTAATGTTCTCTGAAACACAGGGAAACTCAGGAAAACTCATGCTTTTATATACTGGTCTGAGGGGCCTGTTGTGTGCCTCTGTTGTGCTTGCTTGATCAGAATAGGCCATTAGGCCAGTGTAGAATTGCAAAAGGGGAGTAGCCTTATTTTCTTGAtatgatttttttccatgcatgatAAACTCTGATGTCAAGTTAACCTTTGCCCTTATTCTCTCTTGTTTTGGTTACTTTATAGAAGTGATTGAGCTGAGTTCAGGAGAGGATGATGCCCTCCAAATTGTGGACAGTAGTGACTCTGGCAATGAAGGGGAGGAGGATGGCAGTGAAGAGAGCAGTGGCTCTCATGTGAATGATGCCTTAAATCAGTCAGATGCTCTGGGGCAAGTCATTGTCAACATCAATCATCCACCAAATGAGGAGGACATTTTCCTGGCTCCCCAGCTTGCACATGCAGTAAAACCTCATCAGGTAGGCTCTGTTAACCTTGAAAATGCAATGAATTCAGGCAAACCGGTCTTGTAGTCTCAGCAGAAGTTCTTTGGTGAGCTCTGTGACCAGTTTGGTTGTGGTGGTGGCTGTCATGGACAGTCAAATGATAAGGACAAGTTAAAGGAAGGCCAGGGCTAGGTATAATTTTGGCTGTTGTTATCATCAGACTTTTGCATATTTAGATGAacgttttaaaaataaaattatatttataaacaaaCTAATCAACCCCAATTCAGATTCTCTGTCTTCAAATGAATTTTGATTTATTAGTATATTTTCAGGAAGTTTTATAAGTATCTAAAAACACTGATGTTCTGAGCCTTCCCTCGATTACTGTAGTAAACTTGAAACAACCCCTTTATTTTCACAGTTATGCAATTCTAATGTGCTTACTGCTCTGTAAGTTCATACCCATCTTGGTTTTGTTCTCCCACCACTTTTTCTGCGTTTCTGTCTAGATTGGTGGAATCCGATTCCTGTATGACAACTTGGTCGAGTCCTTGGAGAGATTTAAAACCAGCAGTGGGTTTGGGTGTATTTTAGCACATAGCATGGGCCTGGGCAAGACCATACAGGTCATCTCTTTCTTGGATGTACTTTTCCGCCACACGGAAGCAAAGACTGTTCTTGCCATTGTACCTGTAAGTAGCCACGTGAGGGGCTGGCTGAGGGGCTTCCTTGCACTACTTCTTTCTTTGTGTAGAGAAGATTGATTAGTGTCCTGTCTCACATGAAGCTTTATCAAACCCTTGCtgttcttctctctctttcattcCCTGCGTCCCTGAGTTTGCATGCTGTAGTCTGCTCCTTCTGTCTGGGCATGGCTGGGTGTCATTCCctattctcattttttttcttaaaatcaggaGTGGGGACTTTAATCCTTCCATGGCTAACTTTTTCAGGTGAATACACTCCAAAACTGGCTAGCAGAATTCAACATGTGGCTCCCAGCACCTGAAAACCTTCCTGCTGATTATGACTCCAAAGAGGTCCAGCCTCGCACCTTCAAAGTCCACATCCTGAATGACGAACACAAGTAGGTGCTATTAGAATCCCTTTTGAGCTCTTGGACTGCATCTTACAGAACTGTCATGAGAATTGCTGTTGCAGACTGTTTAGTTTGGGCTAATTCTGTGCCCTCAACTCCCAGATCTTTCCCACTGTGTGTTTGTTGTGGATGCCATCTTGAGGGGATGATTTTGGTATCTGTGAGAGATTTATTGTCTCTTTCATTCAATACTAGGATCTTTTACTTCCTTCTCACACTGCTAAGGTGCCTTTCTCTTCTTCTGTGTATGCTGAGATCAGGAACCCAGTTGCAGAGACAGCTACTTCTGCAGAGAGGAGCAGAagtgctgtggtttgtttctggTGGTACACTGCTAGTCCTGTCAGAGTCCTGGGATTCCCAAGACATGTGCCTCCTCTAAAACATGTtgcttatattttaaatatgagttgggtttttttccccaagattttTCACACACTTAAGGATTCCTCTACCTGAACTGTGACTTTCTGTGAATTGTGTTGTCCTTGAGGGATTCTGGCAAGTTATACAAAGCCTCCTTGTCCAGAAAGGAGAGATCAGTGATTGCAGTTACAGCCTGGTGTAGAGTGTATTCCTGGCTTGTGGATCTCTTCTTCTTTCTGGCTCATTTTTCTTGCATGGGTCAGGACAGTGTACTGATCCTAGGGAGCTCTCAGTTCATCAGCTATGTTCATATGTTCATCTGCTGAGGTCTTCGTCTTCTGGCTGGAGAGTACTTTGAATCTACTGATGCTACTCCAGCCATGTGTTTACTATTGGATGAGATCTGATGTCCTCTGGGAGGATTGAGTGAGGACAGTGTCTAGATCTGAACCAATTCTGAGCAGGCTAGCAGGGAAGGAATAACTGAGGGATGGTAGCATTGGAAGAGACAACAACAAGGGATAAACGACTAGACGATTACAACCACGCACATTAGCAGCTTGTTCTGAAAATGGTTTTTGCAGAGGCAGTCTCCTCAACAGCTCTTTAAAAAGGATATTCTCAAGTTTGATATGCTTTTGTACATGACAAACTTCTATAGCTCAGTTCCTGTAAGGATTTGTCAATCGTAACCCTGTTACCTGTGGCacataaaagggtttttttcttttcttctgtacCATGTTGTCTCCTAAAGAAACTTCATTGTATTCCTCTGCTTGGTTTGATGTGAGAAAGTATTTCAATTAATTGAATGGGTCTTTTTTCTAATCAGACTCCAATCCAGTGGTTCAAACTGAAACTGGAGAGAAAGCTTACAGTttatttggttggtttgtttatttgtttgcttgctttgcaGGACAACAGCTGCACGTGCAAAGGTGGTGAATGACTGGGTGATAGAAGGTGGTGTGCTGCTGATGGGATATGAGATGTACCGTCTCCTCTCACTGAAGAAGTCCTTTGCCACtggcaggaagaagaaaacaaagaaacaagctgTCCCTGTCATTATTGACTTAGATGAGGAAGACAGGCAGCAAGAGCTGCTGAAAGGTGGGAGGCCAGTccttgagagagagagtgtgATCCAGTTGTCCAGCTGGATATCAACTCTGGCAACACAGGGAAACAACCTATAACTTGCTTTTAGCATCCCTGCCATGATCAAACTTTGCTGGGCAGGATTGTGTCTTTGGAGGCAGAAGGTTGTGGAGCTTTGGTTGATTCTTTCATTTCTTGTAGTAGCTGCAAGTAAGCATGGAAGGCAGTACAATGAACTCGGGGATTTGTCTGGGTGAGATTTGCCAGTCTGATGTGATGCAAGACACCCAACTTGATGCAATTCAGGTCATTGAGCAGAAATCAATGGACAGTCATGTCTGGTCATTACCACATTATGCTAAATTGGAGCTAGTGTCTAGtcacattttatttcctgaatCAGCCTTGCTCTTTGCTACCCATGAATACTGAGaggttttttgtctttcagaactGTCTATGTTTTTGGGAAGTTTGTGACCCTATAAAACTAGAACTTTGTCTTACTCATCTCTAACTGACACTTAACATTTCTTGTCCTCAGGGATTGAGAAGGCTTTGTCTCGCCCTGGCCCAGATGTGGTTATTTGTGATGAGGGGCACAGGATAAAGAACTGTCATGCCAGCACTTCACAGGCCCTGAAGAACATCCGCTCCCGCCGGCGGGTAGTGCTGACTGGCTATCCGCTCCAGAACAACCTCATTGAGTATTGGTGCATGGTAGACTTCGTCCGACCTGACTTTCTAGGTTCACGGCAGGAATTCAGCAACATGTTTGAGCGCCCCATCCTGAACGGGCAGTGTATTGACAGCACCCCTCAAGATGTCCGTCTCATGAGGTATCGCAGTCATGTCCTGCATAGCCTGCTGGAAGGCTTTGTGCAGCGGTGAGTCCACAATGAGTTCTTAATGGTGTAGTCCATGCAAACAGCTCCTTCATCCCAGATTAGTCTGCTTATTTGCTGAGTTTACGCAGTACAGCTAATCATGCTGCCTTATAGAATCGTaaaatcatttatgttggaaaagacccttaagattgttgagtccaaccattaacctaatgctgccaagcccaccactaaagcACGTTCCTTAGTGCCACaactacacatcttttaaatacctgcagggGTGGGGACTCAACACTACCCTggtagcctgttccaatgtttgacaaccctttcggtgaagaaattgttcctaatatccaatctaaacctcccctggtgccacctgaggccatttcctcttgtcctatcacttgttatcCAGCAAGAGAGACCAACGCCAGCTTCActacaacttcctttcaggtagttgtggagagtggtaaggtctcccctcagcttccttttctgcagaTTAAACAgtgccagttccctcagccgctgcTTACAGGACTtctgctctagacccttcaccagcttcattgtccttctctggatatgctccagcacctcaatgtctgtgttgtagtgagaggcccaaaactgaacgcagtaTCTGAGGTGCAgcatcaccagtgctgagtacggGGGGACGATCCCTTCCCTGGTCCtactggccacactatttctgatacaagacAGGATGCTATTGGCTTTCTTGGCCGTCTGTGCACACTGCTGgttcatattcagccagctgctgaccaacacctccaggtccttttctgctgggcagctttccagacactcttccccaagcctttAGTGTTGGTGGGGTGGTTGTGACCCGAGTGCAGGACCCaacacttagccttgttgaatctcatacaattgTCCTCAGCCCATCAATGCAGCTTCTTAGGCTTGAGTTTTAAACAGGcactttaatttctctttgtgGGAGGATCTTAAGCATACAGAGAAGACCACAGAGGAGGTTCATAGGTTACCAGCTCCGTATTTCTCTCAGAATCTCTGTCTTGGTTAATCTGTCAACAGCAAAGTGATCCTTATGGCTGTTTTGCCTTTGAGGGTAGAAGTaaagttggtttggtttggtaCCACAAGCTCTAATAATGGAAAACAACACCTCTAACTGCACCAGAGTGACCTCAGATTTATCTTGATGTCCTAATAGTTAATTTGGATGTGTACTTTTTGACATCTTCTACCTGAGGGTCTGAAAGTCTTTCATCAGTCCTCACTTATGAAAAGTGACAGTGTCTCCACCACTCTGGAAACACATCAGCTTTGTTTCTCAGATAAAGGTTCTAAGCTGCTGGACCAGTGATTTGGATGGACTGTCTTAGTCATTGGCAGAGCTAAAGAAAGATCTTAagtcttatttctgtttttcatctgCTATGGAAAACAGGACTTTGATCACCCTCTTAACACTGTAACCTATGCTAGAAGGTTGTAACATTTGAGGTCTCTGTAATTGTGCTTACAGTTGGTATTTGGCTGCAGGGAGAGTATCTCAGAAGTGTCATGCAGTAGAGAAGCATACAACTAAAGGTCTTTCTCCCTGCAACTGGGTGGGCAAGAAGTCAAAATCTTACCCTACAGGCAGCCACAGAGAGATCAGACTGGGAAATTCCCTTCCCTCTATTTATctctctttctttattttctccacaGGCGAGGCCACAATGTGCTGAAGGTTCAGCTCCCATCTAAGGAAGAACACGTCATTTTGGTACGTCTATCAAAGATCCAGCGGGCCCTTTATACGGAGTTCATGAACCGGTTCCGAGATGCAGGCAACAGTGGCTGGCTGGGACTGAACCCACTCAAAGCTTTCTGTGTCTGTTGTAAGGTAGGTTTTGTCAGGAGATGTAAAGAAATATTCTAGTATGTAAGGGAGAGACAGGAATATAAGTCAAAACAGGAGATAAAAGCATGGTTGGCCAGGCACATCTGTCTTCAGAGTGCTCTGCAATGGTCTGGCAGAATTGTTATCCCTGTGTCCAGAACTGGGATGCAGGGATGTTAAATGTCTTTCTCAGATTTGTGCAAGAAAcctgctgccttcagctgaacCAGTACTGGGCTGATACCTTAACCATTTAACAAGCAGCTTCCTCTGCATTTGTGCTGTATGGGTGCACAATGGCCTTCTGTTTTGTTCTCAATTAAATAATTTGGCAGTTTTAAAGTCAGAAGAGCCTTGGTTAAGATGGTTTATACCCTGTGTTATGGTAGagtcatgttttctgttttcactaCCTTAATGCCGTCAGACTGGTTTTCCCTGCAGTGCCTTATAGTTCCATGTGGAGATGGTGAGGAGAAGATCAAAGTATTAGTTCTTTCCTTTGAATAGCTGTGGGAATTTTCAGTCCACAGTCACTGACTAGCAGTAGGCAACTCAGACCTAACCACTTTCTCTTCTTACCCCTTCAGATCTGGAACCATCCAGATGTGCTGTATGAAGCTCTGCAAAAGGAGAATCTGGCAAATGAGCAGGATTTGGATGTGGATGACCTTGGCACAGCAAGTACTAATTCCCGTTGCCAGCCTCAGGGAATTAAAGTCAAAACAGAAAGTAATGCATTGGCATCACCAGTTGGAGAAGCTACCAATAGCAAGTTCCTTCAGAGCGTTGGTTTCAACCCTTTTCAGGAGAGAGCAAATCAGGTCGTTACTTACGAGTGGGTGAGTACCACTGCAGGAAAACTCTTCATCTGGAGGGTTATGATAAGCATAGGCTAGATACTTACTCTGAAAGACTGTACCTCTTTTTGTTAAGACAGTTTTCTgaagtagagggggaaaaaaaaaaagactctactgTTTAAGAGTTGGAGATTTCTGTTACATTTTCTCTACCACAGAGCATCTTGATAAGCATGTCTGCATGGTGCAGGTAGGGTTTTTGGGACTCTGATGAAGCAGGAGTGCAGGCAGCACTCTTTTATACCATTGTTTTCATCTGACCAAAAAGTCTGTGGACTTTGTTATTCTGAAAAAGGTGTTAGAGTGTAAGTTTAATCTAGATAAGATGGTAGTAAATCTAGTGGGCTAGAGGAAAGGTCTTGAGATAAAGTAGAGAGTCATGAGAGGTTAAGAGAATGCTCGTTCATCCTTACTACAAGAAGCTTGTCATTTGGAGCTTCTGGAATGGGAGGTAGCAGCAGTAGTTGGGAGTAACGTTGTCACCTCGACCTGGCTGGATGTATATAACCTCTCTGCATTGACTTATTTCTCTCACCTTGAGACAGGATTGTTGAACTAAACAGGGAATGAGCAACTCCACCTGTAATAGTCTCCCGTTTCTCGGTAGGCCAAAGACATCTTGTGTAATTACCAGACGGGAGTCTTGGAGAACTCACCCAAGATGGTGTTACTCTTCCACCTAATTGAGGAAAGTGTGAAGCTTGGAGACAAGATCTTGGTCTTCAGGTAAGCAAAGTATTAACAGCTGATCCTACAGTCACTAAAGGAGGTTGTTACACAGGGTGAGTGGTGTGGCAgttcctcttttctcctttgttGTATTAGATCCTGGTTTTCCTCCACGGATTTTATACCTCTGCCACTATCAAGTTTACTAGTGAGAGGTGTGCTGCCACAAGCAGGGTTTGACAACCCTCCGTTCTGTCATGGTTTGGGAAGAGTTCTAATGCTCCACTTTTGCTACTGTGGGGGATTTCTCCTGAACAGAAATCTTGGTTTTGCAGCCAGAGCTTGTCCACGTTATCCGTCATTGAAGAGTTTTTGGCAGAGAGAGCAATGCCGAGTCCTGCAGGCTCAGATGGAGGAGTTCACAACTGGGTCCGAAATATCAACTATTACAGTGAGTGCAGCCAATCTTCCTCTCTTTTGGTGTGACACTGTTTGATCCTCTGAGATGGACTAATTCCTGAAAGTGACCCGCCATCTTCTTGTAGTTGTCCCTGGGTGTGAAAATGCTCTTCCGAAGCACTCTTCTGAAGAGGTCTCTTTCAGATTGTTCTTACTTTAGTTGCTTGGGAAGACAGTGTCAGTTTGATAGCAACTAACTGATATTTCTAAATCCTCTTTTTGACAACTTACTCAGAAGATGTTAGATATCTTTAATGTCTCACAGACTAGTGCTTTCTTAAGTTGTAAAAGATACTTTTTGCTTCCTGTTGGCTGTTTTCTAGATCTTGCTTCCCAAACCAGAATCACTGTTGAACGCTTTCACTAGCTTGGGACTGTGAattcctcctcccttcttccacaCTTTAAGTCTTGTTCTGGCATGGATTGTTGCTTTGTGTGGCTACTTTACAGGCCAGAACTGAGAGGAGCAGTAGGTATGGTGTTCTGATTTTTGCAGAGCTGCCAGAAGCAAGCTGCTGCACAGGAACAGAGATGTGACACCCTCCTGCACTCCTTTAGACCAGTATTCTCTGTGCTTAGATCCAGTCTATTCTTTCTCTTGGTTCCTCGAGCTTCCAGCATATGTGAGACCTTAATCCCTGCTGCTCTGGCTTGCTGTCTGTCTTGCCTAATGTGGAGCCTTAATGGGCTAGGTGTACTATAGCACTTCCAGTCTTGGCCTTGCCAAGCTCGAGTAATGTTTTGCTTGATCTTTTAGCTGAAAATATCCCAACCTGGCTGGGCAAATTAGGTACAGAGTGGTCCAGCTGGGGTCCTGGAGCGCATGAGTTGAGGAAGACCTAGAATTGATTGGGAACCAGTGCCAAAGTTCAGTGTTTGGGAAGTGGTTTTGTTCTGATGGAATTCCCGCAAATATACCGAGCTTTTAAATGTGTCCTTAATTTCCTTCTCAGGACTGGATGGCAGCACCTCTGCCTCAGAAAGGGAACGACTGATTAACCAGTTCAATGACCCCAGCAACACCTCTGTTTGGCTCTTCCTTTTGTCCACACGGTAAGCTGGCTGGAGCAGAAAGGCACAGTGGAGGACTCACACTGATGCTCTGTATGCATATGGGTTTTCAGTTCTTAACTTCCTTTCTAACATGGTCTCAAGACTCTATGGAATGATAGTGCCATCTGCTTCTGAATTCCCTAGGGGTGTAGGATTTTAGCCTTAGTCCTCTGCAACAACTTAACAACAGTCTTCAAAACCAAACACAGGTTTGAAGTTGCCTTTATGACTGGAGGGAACTTTCCATAGACACCTCATAGACTCTTGGCTGTGATGGCAGTTCCTGTCTAGAAGCTTTGAAAATTGGCCAAGGCAGCAATTTGAAATTTACCTTCTATTTCCAGTGCTGGGTGTTTGGGTGTCAACCTCATTGGAGCAAACAGAGTGGTGGTGTTTGACGCTTCTTGGAACCCATGCCATGATGCCCAGGCCGTGTGCCGAGTATACCGCTATGGGCAGAAGAAGCCATGCCACATTTACAGACTGGTTTCTGATTACACCCTTGAAAAGAAGATCTATGACCGTCAGATCTCCAAGCAGGGCATGTCAGGTAAGCGTGGATGGACATTGCACTCCACTCTTGGCTTTCATGCCTTTTAGCTCCTTTAAGTcttgtttctgtggtttttttaacttcttttttataAGGCTGAACACCAGACAGCCTAAGAAGTGACAGACACTATCCTAGGGCTGTGTTTGATGTTTATGAATGGACAGTGATGTGAGATCCTATAAGAAATTCCCTGGCAGAGCTGTAGGGGTTGTAGAGACAGCATCCTGCAGCAGGGTTGTGCTGCCAGCCCAGTGCAGTGCCATTTACCTTCCCTGCTACTCTCCTGGCTGCTGCAAGAGACTGGAGACTTGAGGGGTGGTCGTCCTGTTTTCCCCTGTGCCTGGGGGATTACTTGTCTTAAACTGAGCATTACTTATTAAATAGCTCTGTACTTCCATTTCTCCAGCAGCAAGAGAGAAGACAGTGACATTAAGATATATATTGATACCTTTCACTGATAGTGCTTACTTAGGAGCCAAGAATAATTCATTCATTTCAGTTCTGACCTGCCCTTGTACCAAAAGTATCTTTTGTGCTGGCTTGCGCCAACTGTCGAGCTGCTCTCCTAGGGAATGCAGCTGAGGGTTGTGGTGACCCAAAAAGAGTTCTGCTGCCTCTATCCTTCTTTGTCTCGAAACCCAACTCCAGAGGCAGCAGCCTGGCGTGATCGGCTCAGCATGCTGTCTTGCACTTGAGGTGGAGTCCCCTGGCAGCTGGCTTGGTGCCCAGGAGGGGCCTTGATATAGATGTTTTCTCCATGTGCTCCCATTTGCCCTGTGTGCAGGAAGGAACATCCAAGGAAAACTTTCAGGCTCTTGTGAGGGAGGGACTGTGACTGCTCTTCTGAGCTTTTGACTCAACAAAGTTCCGTAAATTTCAGCACCTGGTTATTAACTTGAGCCTTTTTGGTGGGATTTGTGAGAGGACACATGCTGATGTGGCCTGCAGTTCTGTTCCAGGCCTTGCATGTTTTCAGCCTTGCGATGTGAGACGGGACACCATCCCTAACTAGCTTCATGTTCCTGCATGCCAGGAGCTCAGTGACCTGCACTGCATTGCTGTGCTGTCTGGAGCACAAGCATTTGTCAGCCTGACTTGGTCAAACAGGCTCATCCCTGAACACggctgatgatttttttttttccctgccctgacaTTTGCAGAAGGCTTCTTAGGACTGTGCAGATTGCAATGAGGGAGCTCTGTTGGGACAGGAGTGAAGgaagggcagcaggcagcagtaTCTATCTCTTCCCTTCTCTGCTCACTCCGTTCCCTCTCTTTTCCAGATCGGGTGGTGGATGATCTGAACCCAGTGCTGAACTTCACCCGCCGGGAGGTGGAGAACCTGCTGCATTTTGTGGAAGAGGAATCTGACCCTGCTCAGCTCTCCCTCAATCCAAGCAAGATGAAGGAGTCAGTTCTACAATTAGCCTGTCTCAAGTATCCTCACCTCATCACCAAGGTAAGACCAACCTACTTCGTTGCTGGTACAGCACTGCACAGGCAGGAGGTCTGGAGGAGTCTGGCTTTGTGATGGGGATGTGATGGCAAGAAGGACACATCTATGTGCTGTTAGGAATAGGTAAAAAATCCTCTAGAGAGGGCTCTAAgagccctgcccttccctgcaaTATCTTCTACACATTTACAGCCACGTCTGTCCTGGACAGATTTGGGGGCAGGTTGTCGGGCACCACTTTCTTCAACTTGGTGCTGGGTGGGAAGGTGGCAGTGACATATCCCAGCTTGCTGTCAGCTCCTGTCTTAGGATGGCTTTAAAACAAAGCAGAGCCAGCCAG includes the following:
- the RAD54L2 gene encoding helicase ARIP4 isoform X3 is translated as MSDESISGSDPDLDPDLEQEDMEEEEEEDEEEAMEEDNDGDDEEDLLDESDQPQEAVFSGDRVEHAEDGEWQRSTSTTSSQSERAERLLQNQHKSLASEDTKKKRAQKPSHMRRNIRKLLREDQLEAVTKAAQQEELERRKRLEQQRKDYPATIPTVPLEFLPEDIVFRTAEATQLPPQVLAEEVICLDSTSSGSEDDAKGKNSIKDEVIELSSGEDDALQIVDSSDSGNEGEEDGSEESSGSHVNDALNQSDALGQVIVNINHPPNEEDIFLAPQLAHAVKPHQIGGIRFLYDNLVESLERFKTSSGFGCILAHSMGLGKTIQVISFLDVLFRHTEAKTVLAIVPVNTLQNWLAEFNMWLPAPENLPADYDSKEVQPRTFKVHILNDEHKTTAARAKVVNDWVIEGGVLLMGYEMYRLLSLKKSFATGRKKKTKKQAVPVIIDLDEEDRQQELLKGIEKALSRPGPDVVICDEGHRIKNCHASTSQALKNIRSRRRVVLTGYPLQNNLIEYWCMVDFVRPDFLGSRQEFSNMFERPILNGQCIDSTPQDVRLMRYRSHVLHSLLEGFVQRRGHNVLKVQLPSKEEHVILVRLSKIQRALYTEFMNRFRDAGNSGWLGLNPLKAFCVCCKIWNHPDVLYEALQKENLANEQDLDVDDLGTASTNSRCQPQGIKVKTESNALASPVGEATNSKFLQSVGFNPFQERANQVVTYEWAKDILCNYQTGVLENSPKMVLLFHLIEESVKLGDKILVFSQSLSTLSVIEEFLAERAMPSPAGSDGGVHNWVRNINYYRLDGSTSASERERLINQFNDPSNTSVWLFLLSTRAGCLGVNLIGANRVVVFDASWNPCHDAQAVCRVYRYGQKKPCHIYRLVSDYTLEKKIYDRQISKQGMSDRVVDDLNPVLNFTRREVENLLHFVEEESDPAQLSLNPSKMKESVLQLACLKYPHLITKEPFQHESLLIDRKEHKLTKAEKKAAKKSYEEEKRASVPYTRPSYAQYYPASDQSLTSIPAFSQRNWRPALKGEDKPVASVRPVQSTPIPMMPRHVPMGGAGSTSSSNPAVNFPINYLQRAGVFVQKIVTTTDIVIPGTNTSTDVQARISAGESIHIIRGTKGTYIRTSDGRIFAIRTTGKPKGNEDRRTAASGSQSSSLESTSNGRHSASSPQLPSAEELTRPISPDSPEIISELQQYAEAAAARESRHSSPSTNAAQSHPARTDNAPGLAARGAEQRVGIHCMAPSVSSALPATSQHVDAHSVLDLRGNKRKSTSPSAPEEQARRQQKKRQLPSSVQPYEHGYPVSGVENRGVLSKLLDNLSLDAPWK